tttggttaatgagtttactctaccgatcctgatgaatttgttcaaccatgaGATATATAAATGCTTGAAAACTTTCCAGAGACTGTTTTGTAACAATATGTTTTTACGTTGAGTTACTTTCTCTTCCTCTTTTTTTACATAGATACCACTCACAATTATGGCACAAGCTTTAGTCATAGGGTCGTCACCTCCACCACCACCGCCACCTCCACCGCCACCACCACCATCTCAAACAACACAACTCCATCCGCCTACAGAAGAGGTcagtatatgtgacacaatctggtccatggaggccaaaggtggccaatttgaaattgagataaaggcaaaaatatcgataaaaaaccaataaaatacataagaaaacaagcatcacaaaacttcagaactttagaaccaagtatgctagacccttGGGTGTTTACAagatatgatagcctaatgtttgcaGAAGATATTATCATATAACCGATTttccaaaaatgcctcctttggcctccatagatcagattgtgtcacatgtaCTATGTATATGTTTTTTCATTTAACAATGCACGCTTCAGTAATTAATGGTTTGTGTCAGGTATATTCAGAAAATCACAGATGCATGCAATTGTGGTATGATTTTATGTCAGTCAATGCTAACAAGAGGATGTACTGTATAAAAGGCAATTACGAGGGGCAGTCAATAAGATCGTAGAACAATTTACTTGAAAGAGTAATAGCCTcattctttctatctcactcttgaacatggtcactgcataccATAATGCATGCGTCGCAAATTTGTATTGAAACCTTGTGGGTTCGAACCTTATGGGTTCGAATATCAACCAgcttaatcatgaagctcccatggccaagtggttaaggcgtaggtctcgtaaacctgaggtcctgggttcgattcccaggcgggatcactttttctccttgtctcctttattatttgcgacggcgaacctgatgaaaaattatgtttaccttCTATGAACattaacaaaatggaagtcttaaATTGATTGCTCCATGAGCCACTCTTTAGTGAACTCACCTGCATTGATATTCTGAAATAGGTTTCATTAATTGGAGGCCATGAATGGACCACAATAATGGTAgctttagttaactgacccctctgtcatGAATGGCAGCTTGGCAAATTGAGAATAgagtacaggacacaatccgagaacagtcccACCAACCTTATTCACTTGACGGCTTGCCTAATGttgctatcaaaattgtttgatattatgcttacatttggcaaatgatctgtcatcaaggcTCTCCTTGATCAGAAAACAGCAAAAAAGACCTCCACtaagtggcagttgagattggattaagcactatctttctcttgacccaaaggctgatagtaaaattgttattttgattgttgggagtggccttcttttccttgttctttgtcttcaaatctgtttcccacttctctttccatacaggccagcatgcttattatatctaggctttttagcctggcttgagcattttgtctgagcatggtcccatcaggacccaagaaTGTCTcccagtggtgtagcgtcataggggcacaatCATAGgctcaatcgattgcaaaattgagaaaatcccataggaacattgccaaaaatggcttatGCCCCCAGTCAGACCCGTGCCCCCCCAATCATGACCCACGCACGCCACTGGTGTCCCCACACGgagcgaccatttaaacaaacaaacaaacaaacaaacaaactatagtagccgagtgatgatcttcttaggggttggagatccaggtgcttccattGAATGGGTTCatattccagtgattaatgtatgtcttgCACTGACCTTTAGCCAAATGTAGATTTAGATAATGTATCGTAGGTGTGGACCTGGTTATCTTGTATCAATGAAGAATCAATGGGATCGCCATGTataagacaccctggaatacccaaatgttaaaaatggattatgttgaaaacactttccTCAGAAATGTCATAATTTGTGGCTATCTTATTATTCTTTtttattatcaatgccactgtaccaacACATATACCATGGTGAAGTCACCAAGTTTTTTGGACCTTAGATGTACTTCACGTTTCCTATATTCCATTTCCTATATTTCCATTTCCATCATCTAAGGactatttcgttgctgttgaatatcaaggacttcatcaccatttacagcaactgtacattgttaaattacATTGGCGTTTTCACCACTGTTGGGAGAAATTTCCATGAAGTTTGAAGACCGTGTGTTACCTTCTGGTAGTAGGCCTACCTGTGAATTCGATTAGGTAGGCTTCCTTGACCTCTGCAGAGTGTCCTGGCCATATACATAGatgcaaaattcaaacatttttgcattGATGTTtagaaggaacaagctttcaaatgagaccaaattcatgacagtgcaacaatttttttaaaaatcatttcagTGGGTAATCATGTCTTTGGGTGATTGCGCAATGGCATCACGTGGCATACATGCACGTCAGAGTGCAATGGTTTTCCCTTTAAGATTTTGTAGCATTATAGGGTTAATACATGGGCCTCATAATGGAAAATACATTTTGAATAACTCTAACATGGACCATGGATTTTTGCTGTCGAAGGGCACagaaggaatgaaaaaggagagaagatgaacaaagatttcACTTGGTACCCCCCCGGAAATTGCCCCGGGACAACtttgccaagcacacgatcattGACCTCATACCATTGAGGTTTCGTTGGCGGGGCCAGAGATTCGGTTGGTATATAtatgacttggggtgattgcgCAATGGCAATATGTGCTGGAATAtgtggcatgcatgcatgcacacgCAGTGATCCAAGTTCCTTGTAAGATATTGCACTAGTGGTAGGGTTAGAAGTATGACATGTATTACATTTGTTGTTATCtttatattttatcttttactgctgcatatacatgtatgtgattcaTTCatataataattctttttgcttcCACAGAAGAAACGAGGCAAACAGTTTAAGGTATGTCCTGAGTGCGCCACAAAGAACCACAATGCCAGGAGAAAATGTGCCTGTGGGCATACATTTAAGCGGGTGGCATCATCGGAAGAGGAGCTGACAACCAAGGTGCCCTCTGCAAGTTGAAAAAACATTCAGAAAAAAGAGTAAGTTGAGACAGTGATACTGTAAAAAAAAGCAATTATCAACAGCTAAGATTATTCCCACTTAGAAATCATTTTTCTTTGCACCTGATACATGTGTCTACTTAAACACTGAGTTTCTATACTATAACAATGGCACCCAAAGTTctcaagaactaaattttaatTGATCATGTTAAATGGAAGAGTTGTTTTGTATTATTGTACATGCTGTTAAATTAGCAGTTGACCTCAATATCACATAAAAAGACTGCTTATCAGATTGTGATGACTTTAAGAGAATGTTGTATATCTTTTACTTCACAGCTAAGCCAGGCAAAAGTTACTTATGGGATGGAGAGTTACACACTCTATTTTCATCCTAACCAGACAAAACTCATATGCCAGGCCTATACTACACCAGGCCTGGCAGAGAGATTTAGGACGACGTACCCTATAATAGACTCCCTGTGGCAGCAATTCATGCACCGaggtaattttttaaaattaatatttaggGCCTATACAATTATGATATTTTGACATATTATTTATAGTGACAATGATCCCTCATAAAAAGTATTTCTAGAAAAACatgttataaaaatgttacaACCTTCATGAGTTGAACCATTTGAACTCTTCAAAATCAGTATAGCAGCATCAAAGTAGACTATAGGAGGTATGGTAAGATCATTTGAGGTCCTCAAGGGGGGGGTTATTGGTTTATTTATCCCAACAAACACTCAAGTAAAACACAAAGTGACAAAGTTTTTGTTGTGTTACCATCCGTTGGACTAATTGACTAACAAAAACCTGTACTTATCCTTTGTTGACTAATAAGCAAGATTCACAACACTGCGGATTTATAATGGTGTGCAAGCCCGGTGatgtcacttaacattgactatgtgtatgCATGACTATTCCCAATTGCTTTCACCAGTGTGGATTTGAACTACACAACCTCTCGGTCGCAGAGCATAAGCCTGGCAATTGGCAGCCATGAGTGGATATGTCCACTCTGCCCAGGCAGCAATTTAGCATTCATGTTTGTTTTGTGTGTACTGTATGTTTGGATCATTGCTCAATCAGATCATATGGGGTTCTTTGGTTTGCAGACACTTCCCAATCACCAAATGCCAAAAGAAATCccattttttgacccaaaaagtcccatttgcaatTTTCCTCACCATTTTCTTTCATTTCCCATCCCTCCTTGCTGGCTTCCACTTcggcaaaataacagaaaggGAGTTAgggtaaatgtttgccaaaaatcacTTAGCTTTCTTTTCGTATGCCCAAAATATATCATCTTTAATGCACAGTTCCAGGCTGAGGTGCATTCCCAGCAAgcttaaaaatgtttaaaacattataaatttgttgtaattttggtttaattttgtttttgtcaaaacaatttaataacatttcaatgtctGCTTGCATAAAGGTCAGCAAAATGtaagtaaaatgttttatatgaaaaaacactgcaacaacatttttaaaatgttgtcaaaatgttattgtaaaatattgttttggcaaacatttctGCAAAATAAATTTATGTTGTCAACATGCACTTAAGTAACATCAAACAATGTTTCACATCGCatagaaatgtttttgaatgttattaaaacattttctgtaaaatgttttgtttttgctagTTTATATGAATTTATCATGTGATTTTTACTGCACAATTTATTAAATATATATGCAGCAATTTACTCCATTGACTTTGACTTGAGCTGATTTTGTTTCCATCTGTGAGTTAAACTTAGGACCAGTCAAATCTCATCAGATTTTTTCCAAGGGTAGACAGTACAAGTCAAAATGTCCACTAGATACACTGGGGTGGTGGCCTTTTCAGTTTAGTTAAAATCTGACACTGTTTCTTGGCAAtacttttcttatgtattttttttttttttgcattgaaTAGAAGCCAAGGCAGTGCAGGGTGTGGGTGCAGCCAATGGAGGAGCCAGTGGAGGTAAGTATTTATGAAGATATGAActgtaatttaaatggaaataagactgattcccaatactacaagtcagCTCTGGCATTTGATACTTTGGGGTGGCATCTAGTTTATTTCAAATCTCACACTGTTTCTTGAAAtattatatacatttaaaatttaaatgtatttcttcaaagaaaagtttaaaactagtcaacaacactcacatTTCTGTTcgaataatttcagagtaaccatactccATCATCTGTGGTGCGATACtggtgaatgactgatgtatgacctttacttcctgttgacaatgtccttttttgacCTTTTGTCAGGTGTTTGTAGAAGTAAAGTACCGGTATCATAGATTTTGGAAAGTTCTCGGCCCCCATCCCTAATAAGGGTGGGGCTGGTCTCTTCTTGATGAAAAGTGGCTTTGAAATTATTTGGACAAAAACATGAGTGTTGTTGACTgtagttttaaacttttctttgatgtCTATACTACCAACACGTATAAATCTCTACACCCTCAAATGTATTTCTTGTTTGCAATTAATAGAACCCATAGCAGTGGCTCATATAGGTGATGTAGTAGCAGGTGATGTAGTAGCTGGTGACGAAGAAGGGCTCAGTGGAGGTGAGTATTTATGTAAATGagaattgtaatttaaatagaaataacaaaatttagaatattttggaattttttgctccaaagcctataatttggcccaattttagttcacaagacccATCAAAATAtagaaatttcagttcatcaagcacCTACTTtgccccaaatcagttcttagttccagGGTTCCGTGCCGCACgcccctaccaaaatttcagttgacccccccccccagctcTTGACCAAAAGGCAGACAGTTAAAATGTCCATTTGATATGCTGAGGTATGTGTCTCTTTTCAGTTTAAATCTCACACTGTTTCTTGGAAATATTATTCTGATGTATTTCTTGTTTGCAATTAATAGAACCCATAGCAGTGGCTCATATAGGTGATGTAGTAGCAGGTGATGTAGTAGCTGGTGACGAAGAAGGGCTCAGTGGAGGTGAGTATTTATGTAAATGagaattgtaatttaaatagaaataccaaaatttagaatattttggaaatttttcgctccaaagcctataatttggcccaattttagttcacaagacccatcaaaaatatagaaatttcagttcatcaagcacCTACTTtgccccaaatcagttcttagttccaaAGTTCCGTGTcaagcacacccctaccaaaatttcagttgacccCCGGCTCTTGACCAAAAGGCAGACAGTTAAATTGTCCATTTGATATGCTGTGAGGTATGTGTCTCTTTTCAGTTTAAATCTCACACTGTTTCTTGGAAATATTATTCTGATGTATTTCTTGTTTGCAATTAATAGAACCCATAGCAGTGGCTCATATAGGTGATGTAGTAGCAGGTGATGTAGTAGCTGGTGACGAAGAAGGGCTCAGTGGAGGTGAGTATTTATGTAAATGAGAATTGTAATTCAAATGGAAATACCAAAATTTAGAATATTTCAGAAATTTTTTGcaccaaagcctataatttggcccaattttagttcacaaatTTTGTAGGTGACATCAGTACCAAACTAAGGTTTGATACAtgggaaattgtaaaaaaatgtaaaacatattagctaatatttacatgaagtgaccaaatggtattttattgtcatttcaattTGGTCTATATATCTTTGTAGATGGTGGGTAATGTGCATGAGTAGCAGCATTGGTGCTGTGTAGGTACTCTTCATGTACCGGCCTGCTACCTTGgtaatggtgtacctgtgcaggcagccgcAATAGGAGTCTTGTAGtctcaggccttctcaactagtttatttgaactGCCAAAGGAAAATTTTATagatcatgaagtgccaatatGTTAAGGGAGGACATTGCGAGTTAGCGTGTGCACAAAGCGAATAATAACTTGAGGTATAGTGGTGAAGCTGTATTGGGGGTCCAAGAGACAGTGACGTGCTTAAGGAAGTTcctggattttaaggtttttaaggCCCATAttgggtattttcaccccttttttgttcaagatttatgtgaaaaaattattaaaattactgtGCGCCACTCGGCGTGTGGGCTGCCAGTTGAGAGGACCTGCCCTTATGTTATAATTGTGGAAAATATGAAATGGCTACTATTTTCAGATATGAGGGTTGAGGCGGAACGTTTTGAATAACCCTTGTACATTCAAAAGAATGGAGGAGAAGATGAAGGCATTGTTTCCTGATCACTTTAGTCAAGTCTATCTGTCTGTTTACATCTCTCTACTTCCTTTTCTGTCTGTCTCTATTTATCTCTCTTCACGATGAAGATGGAAGTATTATTTTCTATAATTTTAGTCAAGTCTATATATGACTTGCATCTGTTCCGATTAGTGGTGGCACTAGGTTTTTAGGGGTCAAAGTAAAATTCAGGGGTAAAATCAACTACCTTTATGCAAAGGGTTTTTTCTGGGTGGGCAACTGGGGGAAAGAATTGTGACTAGAGGCATATTCTCCCTGGTAACTCCACATGTTCCCATCTCTCTTTCCCTCACTCTCTCTCTAGTACGCTTGTCTGTCCCTCTCTTAGTTCCCCACTTCTCTCCCTCCTTAGTGTGTACCTATAGTGTTGTGTGTTGGTGGGGAGTGAGTTGCATACCCACCGTGTACAAATATAACTATAAGGTGCAAGtactataattattttcttttttcatattttttccagGTGACACCTCCTGCAGCCCTAAAATTGTGCTATGCAAAGTGATCTTAACAAAGCATTGTGATGTTAAGCTGTAATATAGGTATATTTTTTGATCTGTGACAGTATTTGGCTTATTTTGTGTCTGCAATGTTTTGTTACGACAATGTATAATAACATTAATTGCATACTAAATCAGATGGTGACAGATGCCAAATAAAAGTTAAGgtacaattttcatttatcatccCAGATGGGTCAACTTGAATATCCAATTTACTAAAATATCTATGTACCATGCCAAAAAGTGTTTGCAAATATGCTCAG
This DNA window, taken from Amphiura filiformis unplaced genomic scaffold, Afil_fr2py scaffold_419, whole genome shotgun sequence, encodes the following:
- the LOC140145581 gene encoding uncharacterized protein is translated as MESYTLYFHPNQTKLICQAYTTPGLAERFRTTYPIIDSLWQQFMHREAKAVQGVGAANGGASGEPIAVAHIGDVVAGDVVAGDEEGLSGEPIAVAHIGDVVAGDVVAGDEEGLSGEPIAVAHIGDVVAGDVVAGDEEGLSGGDTSCSPKIVLCKVILTKHCDVKL